A section of the Oryza sativa Japonica Group chromosome 1, ASM3414082v1 genome encodes:
- the LOC4323973 gene encoding protein RGF1 INDUCIBLE TRANSCRIPTION FACTOR 1 has protein sequence MKGGESVPSWVELLLSTQFFTTCSSHLISPRNECNFFCIDCQTPQASFCYYCRLSHHSSHHVIQIRRSSYHDVVKVSELEDILDISDVQTYVINSSRVVYLTERPQLRSCGVSNTKLSSSQTYKCEICSRTLLDDFRFCSLGCNFAAIKRDNEKNVAQNGIASNANEVKIGTNNGSTNAGSANEISSDANNYRNEIPSSTRVIRHRRKGIPRRAPFF, from the exons ATGAAAGGAGGAGAGTCGGTGCCTTCATGGGTAGAACTACTGCTCTCGACGCAGTTTTTTACTACTTGCAGTAGCCATCTCATCTCTCCTCGTAACGAATGCAACTTCTTTTGCATCGATTGCCAGACACCACAAGCATCCTTTTGCTATTACTGTCGTTTAAGTCATCATTCCTCTCATCATGTAATCCAG ATCAGACGGTCGTCATACCATGATGTGGTGAAAGTTTCTGAGTTGGAGGATATCCTTGACATAAGTGATGTACAAACTTATGTGATCAACAGCTCAAGGGTTGTGTATTTGACTGAGCGTCCTCAACTACGGAGTTGTGGTGTTTCAAATACAAAGTTATCATCATCACAAACTTATAAATGTGAGATTTGCAGCCGTACTCTTCTTGATGATTTCCGGTTCTGCTCTCTTGGTTGCAAT TTCGCAGCCATAAAAAGAGACAATGAGAAGAATGTGGCTCAAAATGGTATTGCCTCCAATGCAAATGAAGTTAAGATTGGCACCAACAATGGCAGCACAAATGCTGGAAGTGCCAATGAGATATCTAGTGATGCTAATAACTACCGCAATGAAATACCTTCATCAACAAGAGTTATTCGTCACCGTCGGAAGGGGATTCCTCGCCGTGCACCATTTTTCTGA
- the LOC112937659 gene encoding uncharacterized protein has translation MAEEDNLALSVVCERSPGTAVEAASGRPPKAGSERARRQTMSRLYDELGALLPNLPPRASTTRIVEEAIACVGELRARTAELEAYSAVAAAAGRAARDGPAEVVASGKTSCFAVRLRAARARPGALTRVLEVFQRHGVAVLAATVARDGEETAVTVTTAAVAPRVLETIKAEIICAA, from the exons ATGGCCGAGGAGGACAACCTGGCGCTCTCTGTCGTCTGCGAGCGCTCGCCGGGGACGGCCGTGGAGGCGGCGTCCGGGCGGCCGCCGAAGGCCggcagcgagcgcgcgcgccggcAGACCATGTCCAGGCTCTACGACGAGCTGGGCGCGCTGCTCCCCAACCTCCCCCCGCGG GCGTCGACGACGCGGATCGTGGAGGAGGCCATCGCGTGCGTGGGGGAGCTGCGGGCGAGGACGGCGGAGCTCGAGGCGTacagcgcggtggcggcggcggccgggcgggccgCGCGCGACGGACCAGCCGAGGTGGTCGCGTCCGGGAAGACGTCGTGCTTCGCCGTCCGGCTGCGGGCGGCCCGCGCCCGGCCGGGGGCGCTGACGCGCGTGCTCGAGGTGTTCCAGCGCCACGGCGTGGCCGTCCTCGCGGCCACCGTGgcgcgcgacggcgaggagacGGCGGTCACGGtcaccacggcggcggtggcgccccgGGTCCTGGAGACGATCAAGGCGGAGATCATCTGCGCCGCATGA